Proteins encoded by one window of Chanos chanos chromosome 7, fChaCha1.1, whole genome shotgun sequence:
- the LOC115817091 gene encoding NACHT, LRR and PYD domains-containing protein 12-like, with amino-acid sequence MKYGSIHEGNPATDLKDECKLLNAIYTDLYIVKGGTGGVCNEHEVRQAETASRRLEEEEIPVKISDIFKNGPDQQNHIKKVLTLGIAGVGKTVSVHKFILDWAEGGSNQDIDFIFPIPFRNLNLMTKRDCSLMELLHRCFPDTACMKSLPLESRRIMFIFDGLDESRLPLKFSENEIVSDIMEETSVDLLITNLIKGEMLPSALIWITSRPAAVDQIPHEYIHQVTEVRGFTDIQKEEYFRKSISDQDQAESVISHIKKSRSLHILCHIPVFCWISATVLKKMLGEYDNGDIPKTLTEMYIRFLLFQSKMMEKKYKEAESGILKLAELAFHQLEKGNLLFYEEDLRECGIDVRQASVYSGFCTQIFKEEEEVFSFVHLSVQECLAAAHVFLSFHESKSNPLLHSSTEKLQWLLRHNMCDLHKTAVKRALQSKTGHLDLFLRFLLGLSLESNQRNLKKLLPHVKIRPESVKETVEYIKRKLNEDISSERSINLLYCLSELKDDSLLSEIQKLLSSGNFLLKKLSSAQWSALVFVLQMSEETQEKFELMKYRGSDEGLKRLLPVVKNTKRALLAGCNLTEQSCEAVASVLQSANCPLRELDLSNNDLQDSGVKQLFAGLEGPQFKLEVLRLAGCKISENSLETMVSALQSANCPLRELDLSNNDLQDSGVKLLSAGLESSHCKLEILRLAICKLTEQSCGVAVLALQSANCPLRELDLSNNDLQDSGVKLLFAGLEGPHCKLEILRLAGCKLTEQSCSSVASVLQSANCPLRELDLSNNDLHDSGVKLTFAGLENPHSKLEILKLAGCNLTERSCLSVASNLQSTNCALKELGLSYNDLQDSGVKLLFAGLKNPHCKLEILRLAGCKLTEQSCEAVASVLQSVNCPLRELDLSNNDLQDSGVKMLCVGLKNPQCKMEILRVAGCKLSEKSCETVASVLKSANCLLREVDLSNNDLHDSGVKLLSAGLENPHCKLEILKLSGCLVTEEGCSSLASALRSNPSHLRELDLSYNHPGDSGMKLLSAKLGEPNCELGMLNVEHGGELRMKPGLRKYACKLTLDPNTANRHLSLSEGNRKVACVTEQSYPDHPERFEELSVVLCRENLTGRCYWEIDINGCAAIGVTYKGIGRKGKGRDCRFGLNDKSWSLFCFDDRYSAWHNNHRTFICNPSLYSERVGVYLDWPAGTLSFYSVSSDTHTLTHIHTFHSTFTEPLYAGFRLWRMYFNDSSLTLWKTE; translated from the exons atgaaatatggctCGATTCATGAAGGAAACCCTGCGACAGACTTGAAGGATGAATGTAAGCTCCTAAATGCCATCTACACCGATCTCTACATAGTGAaaggaggaacaggaggagtTTGTAATGAACATGAGGTAAGACAGGCTGAAACAGCATCCAGGAGACTCGAAGAAGAGGAAATTCCAGTCAAGATCTCtgacatctttaaaaatggACCTGATCaacaaaatcacatcaaaaaAGTTTTGACACTTGGGATTGCCGGTGTGGGGAAAACCGTCTCAGTACataagttcattctggactgggctgaGGGTGGAAGCAACCAGGATATAGACTTCATTTTCCCTATTCCATTCCGTAATTTGAACTTGATGACAAAAAGAGACTGTAGTCTGATGGAACTGCTTCACCGATGTTTCCCAGACACAGCCTGTATGAAATCTCTCCCGTTAGAGAGCAGGAGAATCATGTTCATCTTCGATGGCCTCGACGAAAGCCGACTTCCTCTGAAAttctcagaaaatgaaatagtgAGTGACATTATGGAAGAAACCTCAGTGGATCTTCTGATCACAAACCTTATTAAGGGGGAAATGCtgccctctgctctcatctggataacctccagacctgCAGCAGTGGACCAGATCCCTCATGAATATATCCACCAGGTAACAGAGGTGAGAGGgttcacagacatacaaaagGAGGAATACTTCAGGAAAAGCATCAGCGACCAGGACCAAGCCGAAAGTGTCATCTCACATATTAAGAAATCAAGAAGTCTTCACATCctgtgtcacataccagtcttctgttggatcTCAGCCACTGTGCTCAAAAAGATGTTGGGTGAATATGACAATGGAGACATACCCAAAACTCTAACTGAAATGTACATACGTTTTCTACTCTTTCAATCAAAAATGAtggaaaagaaatataaagAGGCAGAATCAGGGATACTGAAGCTTGCTGAACTTGCATTTCATCAGCTGGAAAAGGGGAACCTGCTGTTTTATGAGGAGGACCTCAGggagtgtggcattgatgtcagGCAAGCTTCAGTCTATTCGGGATTTTGCACACAGATCtttaaagaggaggaggaggttttcagctttgtgcatctgagtgttcaagaatGTCTTGCTGCTGCTCATGTGTTCCTCTCATTCCATGAAAGCAAGAGTAATCCACTGCTTCACAGTTCAACAGAGAAACTGCAATGGCTGTTGAGGCACAACATGTGTGACCTCCACAAGACTGCGGTAAAAAGAGCGTTACAGAGTAAGACTGGtcacctggaccttttcctccgcttcctccTTGGCCTCTCACTGGAGTCTAATCAGAGGAACCTTAAGAAACTGCTACCACACGTGAAGATCAGACCAGAGAGTGTGAAGGAAACAGTAGAGTACATCAAGAGGAAACTCAATGAGGATATCTCATCAGAGAGGAGCATCAATCTTCTCTATTGTCTGAGTGAGCTGAAAGATGACTCACTCTTGTCTGAAATCCAGAAGCTTCTGAGCTCAGGAAATTTCTTACTGAAGAAACTCTCATCTGcccagtggtcagctctggtctttgtccTGCAGATGTCAGAGGAGACTCAGGAAAAATTTGAACTGATGAAATACAGAGGATCAGATGAAGGCCTAAAGAGACTTCTACCTGTGGTGAAAAACACCAAACGAGCTTT acttgctggttgtaatctcactgaacagtcctgtgaagctgtagcttcagttctacagtcagcaaactgtcccctgagagaactggacctgagtaacaatgaccttcaggattcaggagtgaagcagctcTTTGCTGGACTGGAGGGTCCACAATTTAAACTGGAGGTGCTGAG gcTTGCTGGTTGTAAAATCAGTGAGAACTCCTTGGAAACTATGGTCTCAGCTCTACAGTCAgcaaactgtcccctgagagaactggacctgagtaacaatgaccttcaggattcaggagtgaagctgctctctgctggactggagagttcgcactgtaaactggaaatactgag aCTTGCTATATGCAAACTAACTGAACAATCCTGTGGAGTTGCAGTCTTAGCTCTACAGTCAGCAAACtgccccctgagagaactggacctgagtaacaatgaccttcaggattcaggagtgaagctgctctttGCTGGACTGGAGggtccacactgtaaactggagatactgag acttgctggttgtaaactcactgaacagtcctgttcatctgtggcctcagttctacagtcagcaaactgccccctgagagaactggacctgagtaacaatgaccttcacgattcaggagtgaagctgacctttgctggactggagaatccacacagtaaactggagatactgaa aCTTGCTGGCTGTAATCTCACTGAGAGGTCTTGTTTATCTGTAGCCTCAAATCTACAGTCGACAAACTGCGCCCTGAAAGAGCTAGGCCTGAGttacaatgaccttcaggattcaggagtgaagctgctctttgctggactgaagaatccacactgtaaactggagatactgag acttgctggttgtaaactcactgaacagtcctgtgaagctgtagcctcagttctacagtcagtaaactgtcccctgagagaactggacctgagtaacaatgaccttcaggattcaggagtgaagatgctctgtgtgggactgaaaaATCCACAGTGTAAAATGGAGATTCTGAG AGTTGCTGGCTGTAAACTCAGTGAGAAGTCTTGTGAAACAGTGGCTTCAGTCCTAAAGTCAGCAAACTGTCTCCTGAGAGAGGtcgacctgagtaacaatgaccttcacgattcaggagtgaagctactctctgctggactggagaatccacactgtaaactggaaatactgaA gttaTCTggctgtttagtgacagaggaaggctgttcttctctggcttcagctctgagatcaaacccctcacacctgagagagttggatctgagctacaatcacccggGAGATTCAGGaatgaagctgctctctgctaaACTGGGGGAACCAAACTGTGAACTGGGAATGCTCAA TGTGGAGCATGGAGGAGAACTCAGGATGAAACCAGGACTACGAAaat ATGCCTGTAaactcacactggacccaaatacagcaaacagacatctctctctctctgaggggaacagaaaggtggcttgtgtaacagagcagtcgtatcctgatcatccagagagattcgAGGAATTATCTGTGGTGCTGTGTAGAGAGAATCTGACTGGGCGCTGTTACTGGGAAATTGACATCAATGGCTGTGCAGCAATAGGAGTGACTTATAAAGGAATCGGTAGAAAAGGAAAAGGTCGTGACTGTAGGTTTGGACTCAATGACAAGAGCtggtctctgttctgttttgatgACAGATACAGTGCTTGGCACAACAATCACAGAACTTTCATATGTAATCCTTCCTTATATTCTGaaagagtaggagtgtatctggactggccAGCTGGGAccctgtccttctacagcgtctcctctgacacacacacactcacacacatacacacattccactccacattcactgaacccctctatgcagggttcaGGCTGTGGCGTATGTATTTCAATGACTCTTCTTTGACTCTGTGGAAGACAGAATAG
- the LOC115817089 gene encoding NACHT, LRR and PYD domains-containing protein 12-like has translation MKYGSIHEGNPATNTNDECKLLSAIYTDLYIVKGGTGGVCNEHEVRQAETASRRLEEEEIPVKISDIFKNGPDQQNHIKKVLTLGIAGVGKTVSVQKFILDWAEGGNNQDIDFIFPIPFRSLNLMTKRDCSLMELLHRCFPDTACMKSLPLEKRRIMFIFDGLDESRLPLKFSENEIVSDIIEETSVDLLITNLIKGEMLSSALIWITSRPAAADQIPREYIHQVTEVRGFTDLQKEEYFRKRISDQDQAESIISHIKKSRSLHILCHIPVFCWISATVLKKMLGEYDNGDIPKTLTEMYIRFLLFQSKMMEKKYKEAELGILKLAELAFHQLEKGNLLFYEEDLSECGIDVRQASVYSGFCTQIFKEEEEVFSFVHLSVQECLAAVHVFLLFLESKSNPLLHSSAEKLQWLLRHNMCDLHKTAVKRTLQSKTGHLDLFLRFLLGLSLESNQRNLKKLLPHVKIRPESVKETVEYIKRKLNEDISSERSINLLYCLSELKDDSLLSEIQKLLSSGNLLLKKLSSAQWSALVFVLLMSEETQENFEFKKYRGSDEELKKLLPVVKNTRRALLAGCKLTEQSCSSVASVLQSVNCPLRELDLSKNDLQDSGVKLLCVGLKNPHCKLEILKLALCNLTEQSCEAVASVLQSVNCPLRELDLSNNDLQDSGVKLLCVGLKNTHCKLEILRLSGCLVTEEGCSSLASALSLNPSHLRELDLSYNHPGDSGVKLLSERKKDPHCGLDRLK, from the exons atgaaatatggctCGATTCATGAAGGAAACCCTGCGACAAACACGAATGATGAATGTAAGCTCCTCAGTGCCATCTACACTGATCTCTACATAGTGAagggaggaacaggaggagTTTGTAATGAACATGAGGTAAGACAGGCTGAAACAGCATCCAGGAGACtcgaagaagaagaaattccaGTCAAGATCTCtgacatctttaaaaatggACCTGATCaacaaaatcacatcaaaaaAGTTTTGACACTTGGGATTGCCGGTGTGGGGAAAACCGTCTcagtgcagaagttcattctagACTGGGCTGAGGGTGGAAACAACCAGGATATAGACTTTATTTTCCCTATTCCATTCCGCAGTTTGAACTTGATGACAAAAAGAGACTGTAGTCTGATGGAACTGCTTCACCGATGTTTCCCAGACACAGCCTGTATGAAATCGCTCCCgttagagaagaggagaatCATGTTCATCTTCGATGGCCTCGACGAAAGCCGACTTCCTCTGAAAttctcagaaaatgaaatagtgAGTGACATTATAGAAGAAACCTCAGTGGATCTTCTGATCACAAACCTTATTAAAGGGGAAATGCTTTCTTCagctctcatctggataacctccagacctgCAGCAGCGGACCAGATCCCTCGTGAATACATCCACCAGGTAACAGAGGTGAGAGGGTTCACAGACCTACAAAAGGAGGAATACTTCAGGAAAAGAATCAGTGATCAGGACCAAGCCGAAAGTATCATCTCACATATTAAGAAATCAAGAAGTCTTCACATCCTGTGTCACATACCGGTCTTCTGTTGGATCTCAGCCACTGTGCTCAAAAAGATGTTGGGTGAATATGACAATGGAGATATACCCAAAACTCTAACTGAAATGTACATACGTTTTCTACTCTTTCAATCAAAAATGAtggaaaagaaatataaagAGGCAGAATTAGGGATACTGAAGCTTGCTGAACTTGCATTTCATCAGCTGGAAAAGGGGAACCTGCTGTTTTATGAGGAGGACCTCAGtgagtgtggcattgatgtcagGCAAGCTTCAGTCTATTCGGGATTTTGCACACAGATCtttaaagaggaggaggaggttttcagctttgtgcatctgagtgttcaagaatGTCTTGCTGCTGTTCATGTGTTCCTCTTATTCCTTGAAAGCAAGAGTAATCCACTGCTTCACAGTTCAGCAGAGAAACTGCAATGGCTGTTGAGGCACAACATGTGTGACCTCCACAAGACTGCAGTGAAAAGAACATTACAGAGTAAGACTGGtcacctggaccttttcctccgcttcctccTTGGCCTTTCACTGGAGTCTAATCAGAGGAACCTTAAGAAACTGCTACCACACGTGAAGATCAGACCAGAGAGTGTGAAGGAAACAGTAGAGTACATCAAGAGGAAACTCAATGAGGATATCTCATCAGAGAGGAGCATCAATCTTCTCTATTGTCTGAGTGAGCTGAAAGATGACTCACTCTTGTCTGAAATCCAGAAGCTTCTGAGCTCAGGAAATCTCTTACTGAAGAAACTCTCATCTGcccagtggtcagctctggtctttgtcctgctgatgtcagaggaaacTCAGGAAAACTTTGAGTTCAAGAAATATAGAGGATCAGATGAAGAGTTGAAGAAATTGCTACCAGTGGTGAAAAACACCAGGCGGGCTTT acttgctggttgtaaactcactgaacagtcctgttcatctgtggcctcagttctacagtcagtaaactgtcccctgagagaactggacctgagtaaaaatgaccttcaggattcaggagtgaagttgctcTGTGTGGggctgaagaatccacactgtaaactggagatactgaa acttgctctctgtaatctcactgaacagtcctgtgaagctgtagcctcagttctacagtcagtaaactgtcccctgagagaactggacctgagtaacaatgaccttcaggattcaggagtgaagttgctcTGTGTTGGATTGAAGAatacacactgtaaactggagatactgag actaTCTggctgtttagtgacagaggaaggctgttcttctctggcttcagctctgagtttaaacccctcacacctgagagagctggatctgagctacaatcacccgggagactcaggagtgaagctgctctctgagagaaagaaggatccACACTGTGGACTGGACAGACTCAAGTAA